The nucleotide sequence ATCACCACATGGTTTAGGTAGTTCAATACCGATCATCAGACCAAAACCACGTACTGTTACATTTTGGTCAGCCAGTTTGTTACGGAATTGCTCAACAATATATGCGCCTTTTTCAGCGGCATTTTCAACAATGTTTTCTTTCTGGATAATATCGATCACGGTGTAAACGATACGTGAACCCAGTGCAGTACCGCTATAAGTCGAACCATGGTTACCTGCAGTTAGGACACCAACGCCACGGCCTTGGGTCATGACTGCACCAATCGGGAAGCCATTGCCCAGACCTTTGGCAGTAGTCAGGACATCTGGCACGATGTTGGTGTGTTGGTAAGCAAAGTATTTACCAGTACGGCCATTACCTGTTTGTACTTCGTCCAGCATCATCAGCCAGTTGTGTTTATTACAGATTTGACGGATTTCTTCTAGATAGCTGAAACCTTGAGGTGCAGTATTGACACCACCTTCACCTTGGATCGGTTCCACAAATACGGCAACGATTTCAGGATGGTTGATCGCAGCTTCTTCAATTGCTTCGATATCACCAAATGGTACACGGATAAAGCCTTCAACCAGTGGGGCAAAGCCTTCCTGAACTTTTTTGTTACCCGTTGCAGACAGGGTCGCTAAAGTACGACCGTGGAAGGAATGTTCTGCTACAATAATTTTTGGTGTAGCGATGCCTTGCATGTGACCAAATTTACGTGCGATTTTGATCGCACCTTCATTGGATTCAGCACCACTATTAGAGAAGAAGATTTCTTCCATGCCAGAGACTTCAGCCAGTTTCTGTGCAGCCGCGGTTTGCCAAGGCACTTCAAACAGGTTGCTGGTGTGGATCAATGTTGCTGCCTGTTCTGCAATTGCTTCCGCAATCACCGGATGGGCATGGCCCAGACCACATACTGCGATACCGGTCAAAGCATCCAGGTACTCAGTACCATCTTCAGTATAAAGATAAGCACCTTGTCCTCGGACAAAACTGATCGGCTGACGGCCAAATACCGGCATTAAGTGTGAAGGTTGATCAGTTTGCACAGGAGCAAGGGTAATGTTGTTCATGACTAACTCTTATCTGTTAGGTGGATTGAAAATAGGTTTCAAAGATGCCATATATAGACATATATGAAAGGTTCTATATAAGCAAAATCTCAAACAGATTAAAAGCTGAAATGTAAATAAAACATGAAATATTGTTTTAGACATACTGTTTTAGTGGAATTTGAGTATAATGCGAGGCAGATTTA is from Acinetobacter sp. ANC 7912 and encodes:
- a CDS encoding aspartate aminotransferase family protein: MNNITLAPVQTDQPSHLMPVFGRQPISFVRGQGAYLYTEDGTEYLDALTGIAVCGLGHAHPVIAEAIAEQAATLIHTSNLFEVPWQTAAAQKLAEVSGMEEIFFSNSGAESNEGAIKIARKFGHMQGIATPKIIVAEHSFHGRTLATLSATGNKKVQEGFAPLVEGFIRVPFGDIEAIEEAAINHPEIVAVFVEPIQGEGGVNTAPQGFSYLEEIRQICNKHNWLMMLDEVQTGNGRTGKYFAYQHTNIVPDVLTTAKGLGNGFPIGAVMTQGRGVGVLTAGNHGSTYSGTALGSRIVYTVIDIIQKENIVENAAEKGAYIVEQFRNKLADQNVTVRGFGLMIGIELPKPCGDLVDIARDQYKTIINVTSGNVVRLLPTLNITQEQADQLVDRVVTIIKDYLA